agagagagagagagagagaagtgatTGGTGGtggttatatattatttattatatttatttagtgGGGTAGTTGAAATTACTTAATTGCCCAACATGTGAAGAGCATGTGACCATTTATTAACCTTGGTTATGGATGATGTTAGtcacaggggccaaaatagttagatAAAGAGACGTTGAGGGTACGGATGAAAAAAGTTTCCTTTTTAGGCTATCAGGATAAAAGTAATATAACCACAGAGGCCAAACTCGTAGTTTACTCAAAAAGGAAATAACTAGTAGGTTCTCCACATTTCATGCAATACAAGCAAAGAGGCTTTGAATGAagcaaaataaaaaacaaaaagcgGCAAAGAGGGAAATACAAAGGCTTCAAGTGAAgtaacaagaaaagcaaggatcggCATAAATGGAAATAGAGAGGCTTCGTTTGGATCGTTGTTGGTACATTTTGTGTCACAATAGCTGAGAATATGTCTAGATCGTGTCTTGATCTAATGGTCTTTATAACTTCGTGTTTTGCTCATTTGGAATAGTGAAGGTATACGATATGTAACTCATACGCATGGCTTGTCATACGTATGAATGTTTATGTGTATAAGATTCATACGCCTAAAGACTTTAGACATATGAGGATGTCTATTCAAACATGTTTCATGCGTTTAATGATATAACGATCTGATTTGATGTGTATTTTGTTCGTAACTAGACTCTATCAAATCCAATACAACGTGTGTTTGTTATACATCATGTTAGTCTAATTCATGTCCAATTTTGTGTTGAGTACGTCGTATATGGATTCCGCACGTATATGGGGTATTTCTAGAATTGTGTTTCGAATCGATCCGTTCCGGACCTTACAATCATCAAAAACAAGAATTAGAAGAGCTATGACTATCAGCATCGAGAAACTTCCATCTAGAGAGTTGGTGGTGGTGACAAAGATCAAAGATAAAATTGCGGAAAGATGATTTGAGGGTACAAACGAGAGAGGAAGCATGTGTGTGTAAATGATCCATCTACTTTTAATTATGCTGTTTTTGTTATCATATATGCacttttttcttttaatttgtacttttttatttaatattaatgaaagACTTAATTTTAGTTTTTAGTTTAAGAAAATTAAAGTAAATGaaacattaaaaatatatatcgAAAAGGAGAATGGAAGGAGAACCACACCCCCTGATGGAATAAAGGATAAGAAGGAAGAAAAATATGACTGTGATGACGTGTATAAGGATGATAAGGAGAAGCGAACCACATCCGGTAACCTAATAATTAGTTCAAATAAAATACGAAATGTCCTTTCAAAAAAGTTGGTGTCAACATGAGAGGGGAGGGAAGGAGATTAAAGAGATGTGATCTTTGGCACCTGTTGATTAAAGTGAAGCGACAGGTTTCTATATTTGAGATGTTTCTTTCATCTTATGACTTGCATCCTACTTTACGCTAGTCCtcaaaaacatgtttcttttagaATGACGAATTTGTTTAATATTGGTTGTCACTTGTGGGGCGTGAAGTCGTAACTTTTAAACCTTCAATGATCGTAGAGTCTTTGCCTCTGTTATTGGCCACATAGTAATCGTCAAaaaccaatggggtggtggtccattgacaAAGGCAATACctttagaccacccgtagtgatAAAAGTTTTAGGCGTTGTTTTGCTCAATAATGCCATAAAATGCCCCGTACACAGCCCCCGGGGCGTTTTTTTGTCCAAAAATGTGTTTGCCGTCTTTTTAACACGCCTCCACAACTTGTGTTTGACCAATAAGAACCTTCTAACTAATattaattgttttattttttttaaaatataatatttggTTAATTATTGTTGGGCATTATGAggcattataccactacacccATTTTTAACTTCAAGCTCTATAATGCCCTATATGCCATATGTCAATTCATACCTAAGGAAGGGGCATTAGTTTCACATGGTCTTAGACACCTTGGAAGAGAAGGTCTTGAGTTCAAGTCCCACGAACAAGAGAAATAAAAAGGAATTTGTCGTTAACAAAAAGTAATCGTCAAAAACATGTGAATCGTACAATAACACCTCTAAAAAGTAACAAATATAAAGTGGACATGGGAAGACAATGCCAAATACCTCATACTCGCAATAAATTTGAACTAAACATATCTATACAGCTGGATGagaaatgtgttttttttttgaaattaaagCTTCATTAACAACAAAGGCAAGACCTCAAACCGAGGACCGCCAAAAACGCCTTACAAACAATACAAAGGGTATTTCACCCAACTGTTCCAATCCGCTTTTTTACATTTTGTTCTATGATTAAACCAAAAAAATGTTAACGCCTTCACCAAAGCTACAATATCAATCACTCTCGTTTTCGCCCCATTAAAGATAATCTTATTCCGCTCCGTCCAAATGGCCCAGCAAGTAaccataaaaatataaaaataccaAGGATGAGAAATGTGTTCACATCCTATTATTTATCATTATGTTTTTATTAATGTTTTTATATAAATACCGAATATTAGTTGTATTTAACTTTATTATGTATACACATGTACTAAGAATAATCTGAAATTATGATAACATCAGTTATAAATAAATAGagaaaacaaaaatatataaagtTGATATGATTTATATAAACAAAGGGTTGGAATAACATGACACGAAAAAAACGTGTTTAACATGCTACAAATAAATTTAAGCGGTTGATACTTTTATAaactgaaaaaaatatatattaaataagtgATTTCAAAGCATTTCACCTCAAATGTGCTAAATTAGTTGATAACAAAATTAAATACACATACACAATAaactgaaaaaaatatatatttttctattCTAATAAATAAAGATCTTTTTTTTGACACGTGTCACTTCCTTAtgctttctcaccttattttcctatttatctcatattaaatatcttttttctatactaataaataaaaatattttttggacacgtgtcattttctcatgctttctcaccttattttcatatttatctctcatattaaataatttatttattagtatagaaagataataataataataataacaataataataataataataataataatactaataataataataatttggcaaattggatttaaataatcccaactcactattattggccaataataatccaaactgttcactttttttttttaaatactcccagttaaaaaaacactaactaggtttaAAAAGTGCTGACGTGGCAGTCTACgtggcatattttgatgacgtggcagctgatgtggcagtctacgtggcatattttgatgatgtggcagctgatgtggcagtctacgtggcatattttgatgacgtggcagctgatgtggcaggtgacgtggcaagccacatcagcaattttttaacctagttagtgtttttttaactgagagtattttacaaacaaaagtgaatagttcggattattattggtgattaaatgagttgggattattattggccaataacagtgagttgggattatttaaatccaatttgcctaataattttaaacaaaaatattagataagaaaaaatatttagataaggataaacatttgtttttattattatcatattaaataataataataactttaaacaaaaaattagataagaatataaacgcttatttttattatgatcatattaagTAATAATAATTTTAAGCAAAAAATTAGTTAAGAATACATATTTAACAAAGTAacatgttataataagtaaatattactttcatattaaataataataataattttaagcAAAAAAATAGTTAAGAATACATATTTAACAAAGTAacatgttataataagtaaatagtacttTAAAGTTCATTTATAatatctttttattatatattatataaaattatatttatgcaaTCTGTCTAATACATGGGGTTTTAACCtagttattatatataataaaaaaaaccatttttgagACACTTATCATCATATTAGACCATGTATCTTTTAATTTTTCTGTTAATcttttatggataattattatttagtttaatatcttctacttataaaattcatttattcaacacgtgtaatacacggggttataacctaatatatattaaataagtgATTTCAAAGATTTTGCATTTCACCTCAAATGTGCTAAATTAGTTAATAACAAAATTAAATACAGAtacacaaaaaaataaataaataaataaataaaacttgatTTAGAAGTTTATATCAGGCTAACGTTTTTGACCCTCGTATTTAGAGAAAATTCACAAGAATAATattcaataaaaaattagttaaTAACAAAATTAAATACAGAtacacaaaataaataaataaataaataaataaataaataaataaataaataaataaataaataaaacttgatTTAGAAGTTTATATCAGGCTAACGTTTTTGACCCTCGTATTTAGAGAAAATTCACAAGAATAATATTCAATAAAAAGATGTCACGGGAaaacatatataataataaaaaaaaagacaTGCATTAAAATTGTAATTGTATCAAATACAATTTCTCAAACAACTTTTATTGTACAAAATAATATCATTTCAACCAGATATATACTGATCAAGTTGACCTTATTAAACAATCACACTTACACATAAAGTGCAATCCAACGCTAGACAAGAGTTTAAGACAAAAATATACAATagaatacatatacatatataacgAACGCTTCAGATCAAAGATGCACAAGGTATGAGTAGTAGACGCTTTAAGGGCACTTTCGTTTGCCACCATGGGTAGTCATGTTATAGTAACATGGGCAAACCTGTTGGTTGCCTGAAGTCCCCGGTGGCACGCAACTGCAACGGGCACAACAAGTCCCACATGCCCTATGGCACAAGTTTGGCCGCGATGACAGCTTACACCTTGCCTTACATGCCGAACCGCAATCTAAATCCaagatttatatatatttagttatataaatttaatttatttatGTTGACCAAGATATTATCCAAAATAATCTTTCACGTACCTATTTTGGAATCACCTATACTCTTCCCGTCAATCTCATTCACCTGTGACGAATAGTCTCAAGTATAAGAAAATACACACACatattcatatatatatgtattaatttctAACTTAACTAAGAAACAGTAAATTGACGGTAACGAAGTTGGATGAATACATCACATGGACTTTTTGGTTTACAAGCTTTCACCTAATTTTCCCTAGATTGCCACATGGCTTTTCTTTGGTTTTACATTTTGATCcttgtataaaactcattttgtCTTGTATTTTGCTTTATGATTTTCTTCTAGAATTTAAAAATTAGATTTTGTGTGTTTCCCCTACAATTTTGAAAGAGCCTCCTTAATTTGTTTTATATTTTACCCAGGtatttaaaaattaaattttgCAAGAATGCTTATATAGTTAaatataattctaatataaaatATGTTTTACATTGCGTTCGTTTTGATTAGTTTTTTCTTAAGGTTTTAGTATAAACTTATTAAAAAGCTGCTATATTCGAAATGAAAACTTTAGTACTAGAAACAATATCGAGTGTCGTTACCATGAAGAACTGAATCGATACCAACCAAACAACATAGGTTCCGTTGTTGATATATGGAGACTGGCATcgatattcatttttatggtatacgatcgatgtaaaacacgtgtcgatATCTTTTACAAAATAGGTACTTCAGTATTATTTGGACCGGTAGCGATGTTCATTTATATGGTTTTCGGTTGATCTAAAACTCTGCGGCAATGCGCagataaatttatatatatatataactgatTTCAAATGGTAATCACTAAATATTTAAAAACCATTTGATTCACaaattaaaatacatatattgATCGGTGAATCACTATTTTTGAAATCATTAAAAATAACTAGTATTAAAGCTCCCATGTTGCGGTGGGGACATGAAACCATACAAAGTAGCACCAATACCACACCACTATCAACGATCAATGCCGAAAAACTAATAAAAACCAAATAAatagaaaaggagaaaataaaACCGAATGAAAAGCAGatttaaaatcgttgaaccacgcagactcattgcggcgtgttaatgcgaaaaaTTTAGgctaaaacgtaaaacatagaaaaataccttagtcgatctaggacccgtaCGTTGCGACGAACTTCTCAAAtgggaaaaaatagatgaaataactttgaaccccacacgcacattgcggcgtgttaactccCAAAATTTTGAAtgaaacataaaacaaaaaaCTTTCGAAAGATGAAAATTATGGaggccaaagttgaaagtaaaaagtaTTAGGgctaaattgcaaaagatgaaaagctttgtgttaaaagtaaaaaaaccaaAAGGGTTAAATTGCAAAGATAAGATATTTTGGGTTAGAAGTGAAAAATATTTAAAACTTTTTTGAAATACCCCCTAAACATAGGGTACAACAACATGAAGCACATGCATGTTAATTTATAATATGGAAATACTGAATACATGTCTTTTTAGATGAATTAACTATATTTGTAATTATAGTGTATTTGTTAGTAAATCCATATGTTATTAGTAAATAAAGTGTTCTCTATTGTTTTATATAAACTCGTCACTATATATATGTACACACACAAGTATATATACGCACACATGCAAACTCATGTTTAATACAAAATAAATAGTAAGTAGGGACTTGCATAAGCATGTAAACGTTGCTGGAGAGATAGAATAAGGAAAAAGGATTGTGTTTATATGACTATCTTATATATCACAATTAAAACAATATATACTTATATGATTCTTATAATTATGATTCTTTGTATATTTTAAACAATATGGGTATATTTTAAACAATATGATATGTTTTTcaagaagaaaaataaaaagaagagGATAGGAAATTAGGAATACCATTTCATGAGCATGAGCAAGGAGAAGCATAGAGAGAAGAAAAAGAGGAATAAAACCCTTGGAGATGGCCATGGCTTACAAAGTAGGTAGACTTCGCTGCTTTGTGTTTACTTTGGTGTGGAGACAGCCCCCCTATTTATAGACAAATAAAGATAGCCAATAACAACTTTAAGATCctacatattttttttaatatatatttttaataagcTATGACAATTTAGGGTTCTAGCTAGTATAAGAGACATTGAACTTGAACGATATTAGGTTAGCCCCTTAAGGGTGCAGGGGGCACCGTCGGGGAGTCCGTTCGGGGACATCATTTGCCGAGCGGTAAGGCACCGCCATTCATGCGGGTAGCCAAATCGGTGAGGTGGTTGGGGGATTAGTCACCGAACAAGAAGATAATTAATGGTGGGCCCCATGGCTTGTaacaaccaatcaattttttgttttttttttttaataaaaaaacaactcccctaagaggggtgcaccccgtacgtttttggacaagaggggagttatagaggggaaatgacatggcaacgtatgattgggttaaaaaaaaatttcactCACCTAATTAGGggtgcacccccttcaccctaattGCTAACTTGTGATCACACGTTCATTATCCTTTTCTTTTTGTTAGTAGATAAATAGAGAGATAAGGTATTTGATGGTAGAATATTTTCCAAAGAATTAAAATCTATGAAGAAATTTGAATATGAAGAACCAAGAATCTGATTTATGTATTATATGAAATGATTTTTTTTCTATAAAGTAGTTTGATTTGAAAAACTGAAATGTAAAACAAcgaaaaataatataattatcaTCCTTCACAACAATAGTTATACTTTAGAATGTACGGGGTCGAATCGGTGAAGGGGAAGAGGGAAGCATTCACCTCGCAGGTACACCGTCACTAACCCCTTTCACCATACGGTAAACCCATTCAAGAGGGGATGAGTCATTTTGCAAGGGAAGAGGTAAACCCACTCTCCTCCAACCAATTAACCCTTTTAtcatttttttaaagaaaaaattaTTTGAGTTGAGCACCAATTACGTTTGAGTATAAAATAAGGAGCGAAGAACAGAGTTGACATAGCACATAATGATTGCATAGGGTGGAGAGGGAACTACACTCCTCGAATTGAGCACCCCTTACAACCTTATATCTTTCAAAAACAAGGGCGGACCTAAGCCCAGcccagggtgggcgggcgcattcccgggaaaaaaaaattttagtgctaagttccgtcgaaaatcccgtccgcaccccttggaatttttcgtctgCACCTCATGGAATTTTCCGTCCGCACctcttggaatttttcgtccgcaccccttaggtaaaaagtgttatcaatttatattttaaaaatattctTTAGTAAACtcctattttataaaaaatactacctaaattatattacttttaatacctaaataactaaacccaaatacccaatacatttaactagcccactactaagtcttagcccaataaacaaacccaacaaatcaacaatatttcaaactaaaataaaataagcAAGCCCAAAACCCTTACATATTCTATCCTGCTCTCTTTATCGTCCTTGCACGCCAGCGATCAGAACATCAACAGCGACAACAGTGAACACTCAGCAGCCGcataccaccgtaatcagccacgggtaagtttctttgttatttttgatgatttttggttGGTTTTTGTTTGATATTATCCACCTCCAGCAGCCTATTATAGCCCCATACTAACCATAGTAGACATGTGCTTCGTTTTGTTTTCATTATGTTATGGTGGGTTATATAAATTAAgctcttttgttttacatgacccgactcGATCCGAACCAACCCGAAACGAAccgattttttatttatataccttgtggcctaaaatttttaaaaatgttccgcaccccatggaaaaattcctgaGTCTGCCACTGTTCAAAAATAAGTTCTATACGTAAATATCTTCTaaagacataattttttttactttattcaTAAAAAATGTGAGAAAGTATGTAGTTATttacgatttttttttttttcacaaaggATTATAAGAAAAGTCTACTAACTATAAAATCTCAAGCATcacaataaaatattttaaaattccATTACAGGAAAGtaattactaaaataaaaaataaataaaggaaaGTAAATTAAATAAATGAACTACAAGCCTACTATAATCTCTATAAAAAATCAAgcatcataaataaatattttaaaactcCAGGAAAGTaattaacaaaataaaaataaataaataaaggaaagtaatttaattaaatgaactaCAAGCCTACTATAACCTCTAATTAATCGAAAATAAGTTGAAAGATTATTTGCAACTTTACATTAATTTTGATATATTATGTCTAAAAGCGTTATAAAACTCGGGCTGACTTATACGTAGGAAGGTAGTTGGTTCCATGTATCAAGTTGGTTCCTTGGTAATGTTGATATTAATGAAGAACACAGTGTAAAAGAACTTGcattcaaaatatatattaaaatttaaagAAAAGTTAAGCATCTATATAAAATAGATCGAGAATTAATTATTATGGTTAGGTTAGAAGCCACATATCATGAGTTCACTACCTTTTACGTTGGATTGGAATCCATATATTAAGCCATGCTGGTATAAGCTGGATATATGCTTTTTTGGTTTCTAGTATTTGACAAGTTGACAACTATATATTAGGGCTattccttttcctttgttctAGCCCGTTAGTATTATGTGGTACcatatattcatatatattttAATAGTAACAGAAggggggtagcggcgcagcttgttgctcgcctacctgccattagtttgtaatcgtattAAGCTTTTTCGTTTTTTTCTTCCAAATAACAAAATACAATTTCTTATCGCCCAAAAAAAGTAATAGAAATAAAAATAATAGTAAGCATATCCATGCATACTTTTATTGAATTATTGTTTTAGTTTATTATTCAATTATAGATtgattactttatttatattaaacGAATGATAACTTTTGTTTTTAAATACATAAATCAATAATGACTTCAaccaaaatatatttatatatgtggtAAAATATAATAAAGTCGATGCGTGTCAATAATAAATCGGATAAGTTATTATTGGtgcattttgtttttattttatttatatatattttgctCACACCAATAAATATAAACGTGGGATTTTGTTTTTTCCTCacgcaaatatatatatatatatatatatatatatatatatatatatatatatatatatatatatatatatatatatatatataggataaggatcatgtgagaagtgataggctagttgagaaacttgagaagcattctggaccacacatttttctaagcctttcgtaatatacacatatgtatagtttaaaattgactatatacacatatgtatattgagttatacacatatgtatatagtcaattttaaactatacatatgtgtatattacgaaaggcttagaaaaatgtgtggtccagaatggttctcaagtttctcatatagggtggacttctcttaggatccctaccctatatatatatatatatatatatatatatatatatatatatatatatatatatatatatatatatataaagtgtatCATACAAAATGTTTTAACGTACGCTGCGTACGTGATGGTAAAATCATACGTTATGTTTCCAAgaatgaaaatcgcatgttacAAAAacatgaaatcgcatgttataaaaacatgaaatcgcatgttgatgTGTATTTCAATTTCGCATGGAGTGTGTATATTaatatgaaatcgcatgttggtgtGTCTATCAAATTCGCATGGAGTGTATTTCATTTTCACATGTTATATGTTTTTTTACAAATCGCATGTCTATAAACCAATTTCACATGTTGATTCTGAATCACGTACAATTCATACGTTAACGGATTTTGCAACAACAACAGTTTGTAAGAAAACGGTAACCGCCTGATCCCGACGGTTAAAACCAATCTGGCAAACATGGATGTTAATGATTATTTTTACCCCCGCCACTCTTACGTTGAATGGTGCAAGTTATGTAGTGAAAtgcataaagaattagaatgtgcCATTCTAAGATTTGATCCCCACTACTTAGCcccatcgttttcctgtaacGATCACCTTAAGATGGGCGGGAGTAAAAACGATAATGACATCCATCCACCTGAATTCCATCAAACCTCTTTCCTAGGAGACCTAGAAGACCTAGGTCAAATAGAAAAGAGGATTCTCTAGAAACTTAAAGAATAGAATCCTTGAGGAAGGCGCGATATTCATCAAGGAGTTTAGGCGTAGGAAAATCTAAGGAGCAACACTCGAGTACAAGTAACACCGAGACCAAGAAACCTACAATAGACACTTGCGAAAACGAaggcgatagtcgtccctgtatCGACCTCGCAATGGCAGTCCCCTTTACAGTGTGTGAGTCTCACACCGACGATTGGGATGTGAGCGAATCGACTCACACCTTCTTTTTAACAAGAGCCCAGATAAGGTAAATAAAGGAAGGTTTCATCCTCCCACTTTTAAATTAGGATTCTATCTttccgacaacctcttgcgttttCGTACCTCATGCTGGAGCCTAAGGCATATCAGGCAATACAATGTTGTTCCAAACAGTAAGGAACCTCCCGATAAAGCACAGTTCTTTAAACCTTAGAGGGAACTTCATAAAAACCCtaagacacggggtcgtgttcctCGAGCACGTGGTCGTGTCCAATCTTCTTCCAAACATGAGGGTGTGTCAGAAAAACACGGGGCCGTGACCCTCATATTtttcaacacggggtcgtgtcacCCTAGACATGGGTCGTGCCTCACTAACGGACAACATTCTCTAACTCATGCaggcaacacggggtcgtgtcgaCGTGCTGTCACTTTCTATAAAGTCAACCTTGAGGAGAATATTTGGAGCCATTCCAGAAAGACCAAGATCCTTCCAGATCTTGCACACATACCCAAAAAGGTATGTTCTTGAAAAGGTTTCCTTAAACCTTCTTGTCTTTACCGCTTATAGTCATttcctcatcttcttccttcaataacctccattaaagcttgaagcTTCAAGGTTGAAAGCTTCAATTGGTGGGTCAAAAGCATGATTTTTAACCTAAAGT
Above is a window of Helianthus annuus cultivar XRQ/B chromosome 14, HanXRQr2.0-SUNRISE, whole genome shotgun sequence DNA encoding:
- the LOC110908157 gene encoding snakin-2 is translated as MAISKGFIPLFLLSMLLLAHAHEMVNEIDGKSIGDSKIDCGSACKARCKLSSRPNLCHRACGTCCARCSCVPPGTSGNQQVCPCYYNMTTHGGKRKCP